From Bacillus basilensis, a single genomic window includes:
- a CDS encoding penicillin-binding protein 2 — MRQKKEQKKQSKKKKTHIPFRLNVLFFIVFLLFSAIIIQLGKVQIIDGETYRNEVNKKEDVTVSTPVPRGKMFDRQGHVIVNNKPLRTVTYTKMKGVDSKEVLQVARNLAQLIEMSPEDIDKLTETDKKDFWMQLNEKQAATKVTKEDENTFRKQEIEGKELDKKVEELRRQRITQEELSELSKEDLEVLAIKSRMNAGYKMTPQIVKKDVSQNEYAVVSERLASLPGVDTTVDWEREYPNDKILRSILGSVSTENEGLPREQLDYYLVRDYNRNDRIGKSYIEKQYEDALHGTKEQTRNITDKTGNIIRTEKVTEGKSGNNLMLTVDMDLQKKVEESLEKNLRAFHSAEPMMDRAFVVMMNPKNGQILSMAGKKIVNKDGGMQIEDYALGTMTSSYELGSTVKGATLLAGYQTETIKPYTHFFDAPMYFKGSTKPKKSWKDFGDIDDLRALQVSSNVYMFNTALKMAGINYVPNNPLDIKKETFNKMRYYFRQFGLGVPTGIDLPNESIGQMGRTDNIPGFLLDYAIGQYDTYTPLQLAQYISTIANGGYRMKPQIVQEVREQPHRPEDVGKVIRSIEPVILNRVDMNTSYINHVKEGFRRVFQETDGTGAGTFKGLPYKPAGKTGTAETVYGGESDIGRDENNNRKKCYNLTLAGYAPYDADPEVAFSVVVPWVNDDKSGINSAIGKEILDAYFELKTKRSGGNPVPVEQPNKVQ, encoded by the coding sequence ATGAGACAGAAAAAGGAGCAGAAGAAACAATCGAAAAAGAAAAAGACTCATATTCCATTTCGATTAAATGTACTATTTTTTATCGTTTTTCTTTTATTTTCAGCTATTATAATTCAATTAGGTAAAGTACAAATCATTGATGGAGAAACGTATAGAAATGAAGTGAACAAAAAAGAAGATGTAACGGTAAGCACACCTGTACCTAGAGGGAAAATGTTTGATCGACAAGGCCATGTGATTGTAAATAATAAACCGCTACGAACCGTTACATATACGAAAATGAAAGGAGTAGATTCGAAAGAAGTTTTACAAGTAGCAAGAAATTTAGCCCAGCTAATTGAAATGTCGCCAGAAGATATAGATAAGTTGACAGAAACAGATAAGAAAGATTTTTGGATGCAGTTAAATGAAAAACAGGCAGCAACAAAAGTAACGAAAGAAGATGAGAATACATTTAGGAAGCAAGAGATAGAAGGGAAAGAATTAGATAAAAAAGTAGAAGAGTTACGTAGGCAAAGAATTACACAAGAAGAATTAAGCGAACTTTCAAAAGAGGATTTAGAAGTACTAGCGATTAAAAGTAGAATGAATGCGGGATATAAAATGACGCCGCAAATCGTTAAAAAAGATGTAAGTCAAAATGAATATGCAGTCGTAAGCGAAAGATTGGCAAGCTTGCCAGGAGTAGATACGACAGTAGATTGGGAACGTGAATACCCAAATGATAAAATACTTCGTTCTATCCTTGGGAGCGTTTCTACTGAAAATGAAGGATTGCCAAGAGAACAATTGGATTATTACTTAGTACGTGATTATAACAGAAATGATCGTATTGGTAAGAGTTACATTGAAAAACAATACGAAGATGCACTACATGGAACGAAAGAACAGACTAGAAATATCACAGATAAAACAGGGAATATTATTCGAACTGAAAAAGTGACAGAAGGAAAAAGTGGAAATAATTTAATGTTAACAGTTGATATGGATTTACAGAAAAAAGTAGAAGAAAGTCTTGAAAAGAATTTACGAGCATTCCATTCTGCAGAGCCAATGATGGATCGTGCGTTCGTTGTAATGATGAACCCGAAAAACGGCCAAATTTTATCAATGGCAGGAAAGAAAATTGTAAATAAAGATGGCGGAATGCAAATAGAAGACTACGCTTTAGGAACGATGACAAGTTCTTATGAATTAGGATCAACTGTAAAAGGGGCTACTTTATTAGCCGGATATCAAACAGAAACGATTAAGCCGTATACGCATTTCTTTGATGCACCAATGTATTTTAAAGGAAGTACTAAGCCGAAGAAATCGTGGAAAGATTTTGGTGATATTGATGATTTAAGAGCTTTACAAGTTTCATCAAATGTTTATATGTTTAATACAGCTTTAAAAATGGCGGGTATAAATTATGTGCCAAATAATCCATTAGATATTAAAAAAGAGACATTTAATAAAATGCGTTACTATTTTAGACAATTTGGATTAGGTGTACCGACTGGTATTGACTTGCCGAATGAATCGATTGGTCAAATGGGTAGAACTGATAACATACCTGGTTTTTTACTTGATTATGCGATTGGACAGTACGATACATATACGCCGCTTCAACTTGCTCAATATATTTCAACAATTGCAAATGGCGGTTACCGAATGAAACCGCAAATTGTACAAGAAGTGAGAGAGCAACCACATAGACCAGAGGATGTTGGAAAAGTTATTCGATCTATTGAACCAGTTATTTTAAATCGAGTGGATATGAATACTTCATACATTAATCATGTAAAAGAAGGGTTTAGAAGAGTATTCCAGGAAACTGACGGAACAGGTGCTGGAACGTTTAAAGGATTACCATATAAACCAGCTGGAAAAACAGGGACAGCTGAAACTGTATATGGTGGAGAAAGTGATATTGGAAGAGATGAAAACAATAACCGAAAAAAATGTTATAATTTAACTCTTGCCGGTTATGCACCATATGATGCTGATCCAGAAGTAGCTTTTTCAGTTGTTGTACCATGGGTAAATGATGACAAATCAGGAATTAATTCCGCGATTGGTAAAGAGATTTTGGATGCGTATTTTGAATTGAAAACGAAAAGATCGGGTGGAAATCCAGTCCCAGTAGAGCAGCCGAACAAGGTCCAGTAA
- a CDS encoding NAD-dependent protein deacylase translates to MQQFEEVRSILEKAKKITVLTGAGASTESGIPDFRSANGLYADANVEMYLSRGYYNRSPKEFWKHYKEIFQINTFHQYKPNRGHRFLAELEEQGKDITILTQNIDGLHQLGGSKHVIDLHGTLQTAHCPKCKAGYDLQYMIDHEVPRCQKCNFILNPDVVLYGDTLPQYQNAMKRLYETDVLIVMGTTLKVQPVASFPEIAKREVGAKTILVNEELTGQEYNFDFVFQNKIGEFVEGLSSMK, encoded by the coding sequence GTGCAACAATTTGAAGAAGTACGTTCAATTTTAGAAAAAGCGAAGAAAATTACAGTATTAACAGGTGCAGGTGCAAGTACGGAAAGTGGTATCCCAGATTTTCGTTCAGCAAATGGATTGTACGCTGATGCAAATGTGGAAATGTACTTATCGAGAGGGTACTATAACCGAAGCCCGAAAGAGTTTTGGAAGCATTATAAAGAAATTTTTCAAATTAATACGTTTCATCAATATAAACCAAATCGTGGGCATCGCTTTTTAGCTGAATTAGAAGAACAAGGGAAAGATATTACGATTTTAACGCAAAATATTGACGGTTTACATCAATTAGGTGGTAGTAAACATGTTATTGATCTACATGGAACACTGCAAACAGCGCATTGTCCAAAATGTAAAGCGGGATATGACTTGCAGTATATGATTGATCATGAAGTGCCTCGCTGTCAGAAGTGTAATTTCATTTTAAATCCAGACGTTGTTTTATACGGAGATACACTGCCGCAATATCAAAACGCGATGAAACGTTTATATGAAACAGATGTGCTTATCGTCATGGGAACAACATTAAAAGTACAGCCTGTCGCTTCATTCCCAGAAATCGCAAAGAGAGAAGTAGGAGCAAAGACTATTTTAGTAAATGAAGAGCTAACAGGGCAAGAATATAACTTTGATTTTGTTTTTCAAAATAAGATTGGTGAATTTGTAGAAGGATTATCATCAATGAAATAA
- the pcp gene encoding pyroglutamyl-peptidase I produces the protein MKTVLLTGFDPFGGESINPAWEVAKSLHEKTIGEYKIISKQVPTVFHKSIKVLNEYIQELNPEIIICIGQAGGRPDITIERVAINIDDARIADNEGNQPVDVPVIEGGPAAYWSTLPMKAIVKKLQEEGIPASVSQTAGTFVCNHLFYGLMHEIENRDKKIKGGFVHIPFLPEQASNYPGQPSMSLTTISKGIELAVEVTTEVEVDIVEVGGATH, from the coding sequence ATGAAAACAGTATTATTAACAGGATTCGATCCGTTCGGCGGAGAAAGTATCAATCCAGCTTGGGAAGTCGCAAAAAGTTTGCATGAAAAAACAATCGGAGAGTACAAGATTATAAGTAAACAAGTACCAACCGTATTTCATAAATCAATAAAAGTTTTAAACGAATATATACAAGAACTAAACCCTGAAATAATTATATGTATCGGACAAGCTGGGGGCAGACCAGATATTACGATAGAGCGTGTCGCAATTAATATCGATGATGCAAGAATAGCTGACAATGAAGGGAATCAGCCGGTAGATGTACCAGTTATAGAAGGAGGACCTGCTGCCTATTGGTCTACACTTCCGATGAAAGCAATCGTAAAAAAGCTTCAAGAAGAAGGCATACCAGCTTCCGTTTCACAAACAGCAGGTACATTCGTTTGTAATCACTTATTCTATGGTCTTATGCATGAAATAGAGAACCGTGATAAGAAAATAAAAGGTGGATTTGTCCATATTCCGTTTTTACCAGAACAAGCGAGTAACTATCCAGGCCAACCGAGTATGTCACTTACTACTATTAGTAAAGGGATAGAATTGGCAGTTGAGGTAACGACGGAAGTAGAGGTAGATATTGTAGAGGTTGGGGGTGCGACGCATTAA
- a CDS encoding DUF979 domain-containing protein yields the protein MNIITMDTIYYVLGIIVAFIAVRIAFDREHPNRFGSSLFWALFAVTFLFGNVIPSFYVGCIVLAMVVLASLNKVTKSQEKEVPVQERVKHAEKLKNKIFMPALLIPIFTIIGTLTLGKIKWGNVSLVDPDKVTLVALALGALLAFVAAMRITKSKITTPVQEGSRLLQAVGWAVILPQMLAALGGIFAKSGVGQVVSDLVGQVLPTEYPFVAVMAYCLGMMLFTVVMGNAFAAFAVITGGIGLPLIVQMHGGNPAIMAALGMFAGYCGTLLTPMAANFNIVPAMLLELKDKNAVIKAQVPIALSIFIINMFIMYGLVYRF from the coding sequence ATGAACATCATAACTATGGATACAATCTATTATGTATTAGGTATAATCGTTGCATTTATCGCTGTTCGTATTGCGTTTGATCGTGAGCATCCAAATCGATTTGGTTCTAGTTTATTTTGGGCATTGTTTGCAGTTACATTTTTGTTTGGAAATGTAATTCCTTCGTTTTACGTTGGTTGTATTGTGCTTGCTATGGTCGTATTAGCTTCATTAAATAAAGTAACAAAGTCTCAGGAAAAAGAAGTACCAGTGCAAGAACGTGTAAAACATGCGGAGAAATTAAAGAATAAAATCTTTATGCCTGCACTTTTAATTCCTATTTTTACAATTATCGGTACGTTAACGTTAGGGAAAATTAAATGGGGAAATGTATCCCTTGTTGATCCAGATAAAGTAACACTAGTAGCATTAGCACTAGGAGCATTACTTGCGTTCGTTGCTGCGATGCGAATTACAAAATCGAAAATAACAACGCCTGTTCAAGAAGGAAGTAGATTATTACAAGCTGTCGGCTGGGCTGTTATTTTACCACAAATGTTAGCAGCACTTGGCGGTATTTTCGCAAAATCTGGCGTTGGACAAGTCGTTTCTGATTTAGTCGGCCAAGTATTACCGACAGAGTATCCGTTCGTTGCTGTTATGGCGTATTGTTTAGGAATGATGCTCTTTACAGTCGTAATGGGAAATGCTTTCGCAGCGTTTGCCGTAATTACTGGCGGAATTGGCTTACCTTTAATTGTTCAAATGCACGGTGGAAACCCAGCAATTATGGCAGCTCTTGGTATGTTTGCTGGATATTGCGGAACGTTACTTACTCCAATGGCAGCAAACTTTAATATCGTTCCGGCAATGCTTTTAGAGCTAAAAGATAAAAATGCGGTTATTAAAGCGCAAGTCCCAATTGCTCTTTCAATCTTTATCATAAATATGTTTATTATGTACGGCTTAGTATATCGTTTCTAA
- a CDS encoding DUF969 domain-containing protein codes for MIKLIGILLVAVGFLFRLNTLLVVMVAGIVTGMVSGLSFYDVISMFGKFFIENRYMSMPIILTLPVIGILERYGLKERAEALITKSKGATTGRVLMSYFTIRESSAALGLNIGGHAQTVRPLVAPMAEGAAQGKYGKLPEKLREKIKANAAAAENTAWFFGEDIFIATGAILLMKGFFDSVGMHVGVWDMALWGIPTAISALIVSWIRFRRFDKYIEKTMKAEAKEEKEAI; via the coding sequence ATGATTAAATTAATCGGGATACTACTTGTTGCAGTTGGTTTTTTATTTAGATTAAATACACTATTAGTAGTTATGGTCGCAGGTATTGTTACTGGTATGGTTTCAGGATTAAGTTTTTATGATGTGATCAGCATGTTCGGTAAATTTTTCATAGAAAATAGATATATGTCTATGCCGATAATATTAACTTTACCGGTAATCGGGATTTTAGAGCGTTACGGTTTAAAAGAAAGAGCAGAAGCGCTTATAACGAAATCAAAAGGCGCAACAACTGGAAGAGTATTAATGTCATATTTTACGATAAGAGAATCATCAGCAGCACTAGGGCTTAATATTGGTGGTCATGCGCAAACAGTAAGACCGCTTGTTGCACCGATGGCAGAAGGAGCGGCACAAGGTAAATACGGTAAACTACCTGAAAAATTAAGAGAGAAGATCAAAGCAAATGCAGCTGCTGCGGAAAATACAGCTTGGTTTTTCGGAGAAGATATATTTATCGCAACTGGTGCCATTTTATTAATGAAAGGATTCTTCGATTCAGTAGGTATGCATGTCGGTGTTTGGGATATGGCACTTTGGGGGATTCCAACTGCAATATCTGCACTTATCGTGAGCTGGATTAGATTTAGAAGGTTTGATAAATATATAGAGAAAACAATGAAGGCAGAAGCAAAAGAAGAGAAGGAGGCAATATAA
- the pxpA gene encoding 5-oxoprolinase subunit PxpA produces the protein MTTIDLNCDLGESFGAYKMGSDDEILPFVSSINVACGFHAGDPSVMRQTVEKAMQQNVAIGAHPGFPDLIGFGRRNMNVSASEVYDYVLYQIGALDGFVKAAGGKMQHVKPHGALYNMAATNPEIADAIAKAISHVNPKLLLYGLANSEAYKQAAEKYNVTLVQEAFADRTYRQDGTLTSRTEENALIKNEDEAIKQVIQMVKEGYVNSVNGEKVTVQAKTICLHGDGEKAVKFAGRIYRTFKLEGISICAPK, from the coding sequence GTGACTACAATTGATTTAAACTGTGATTTAGGAGAAAGTTTTGGCGCTTATAAAATGGGGAGTGATGATGAAATTCTTCCATTCGTATCCTCTATAAATGTTGCTTGCGGTTTTCATGCGGGTGATCCGTCCGTTATGCGGCAAACAGTTGAAAAGGCAATGCAGCAAAACGTAGCGATAGGGGCACACCCAGGGTTTCCAGATTTAATTGGATTTGGAAGAAGAAACATGAACGTTTCAGCAAGTGAAGTATACGATTATGTTTTATATCAAATTGGTGCATTAGACGGGTTTGTAAAAGCAGCTGGCGGGAAGATGCAGCATGTAAAGCCACACGGTGCTTTATATAATATGGCGGCGACTAATCCGGAAATTGCAGATGCAATCGCAAAGGCAATTTCTCATGTGAATCCAAAGTTATTACTTTACGGATTGGCAAATAGCGAGGCATATAAACAGGCTGCGGAAAAATATAACGTAACTCTCGTACAAGAAGCTTTTGCAGATCGTACGTATAGGCAAGATGGAACATTAACAAGTCGTACAGAAGAGAATGCGCTTATAAAAAATGAAGACGAAGCGATAAAACAAGTGATTCAAATGGTGAAAGAAGGCTATGTAAATTCGGTGAATGGAGAGAAAGTAACAGTTCAGGCGAAAACGATTTGTTTACATGGTGATGGAGAAAAAGCAGTGAAATTTGCGGGAAGAATATACAGAACATTCAAACTTGAAGGTATTTCTATTTGTGCACCAAAATAA
- a CDS encoding biotin-dependent carboxyltransferase family protein, translated as MDVEVLHAGMFTTVQDLGRSHYQQYGVPVGGAMDQSALRMINMLVGNEENEAGLEMTIMGPKLLIKKTTLLAIGGADMEPLLNGERIPLWRPILAEEGSMLCFGKVKSGCRTYVTFAGGMHIDRTMGSKSTYIRAAIGGMEGRMLKKGDYFQLGERSEMAHRFIQDLQKDERIKTKWAISSSVRPKYKKHPKLRVITDFEYDQFTEESRKAFFTKDYKVSNYADRMGYRVEGEVLNRMEETEILSSPVTFGTIQVPNGGQPIILMADRQTTGGYPRMGNIILVDLPLLAQLKPGDYVSFEQITLEEAEQLYIEQEVNMNLLKKFIALRS; from the coding sequence ATGGATGTAGAGGTTTTGCATGCAGGGATGTTTACAACAGTCCAAGATTTAGGGCGATCTCATTATCAACAATATGGCGTACCTGTTGGCGGGGCTATGGATCAAAGTGCACTTCGGATGATCAATATGTTAGTTGGTAATGAAGAGAATGAAGCGGGACTTGAAATGACGATCATGGGGCCTAAATTGTTAATAAAGAAAACAACTTTACTTGCGATTGGCGGAGCAGATATGGAACCGTTATTAAACGGAGAACGTATCCCGTTATGGCGTCCCATTTTAGCGGAAGAAGGTAGCATGCTTTGTTTTGGAAAAGTGAAAAGTGGTTGCAGAACGTATGTGACTTTTGCAGGTGGTATGCATATTGACCGTACAATGGGAAGCAAAAGTACTTACATACGTGCAGCGATTGGTGGTATGGAAGGAAGAATGCTGAAAAAAGGTGACTATTTTCAACTTGGTGAACGATCAGAAATGGCTCATCGTTTCATTCAAGATTTACAAAAGGATGAGCGAATCAAAACGAAATGGGCAATTAGCAGCAGCGTAAGGCCAAAATATAAGAAACATCCTAAGCTTCGTGTCATAACGGATTTTGAATATGATCAATTTACAGAAGAAAGTAGAAAGGCATTTTTTACGAAAGACTATAAGGTATCTAATTATGCTGACCGTATGGGCTATAGGGTTGAGGGAGAAGTTTTAAATAGGATGGAAGAAACAGAGATTTTATCGAGTCCCGTTACATTCGGAACGATTCAAGTTCCAAACGGTGGACAGCCGATTATATTAATGGCAGATAGGCAAACGACAGGTGGCTATCCGAGAATGGGAAATATTATTTTAGTAGATCTTCCTCTTCTTGCCCAGCTAAAACCAGGAGACTATGTTTCATTTGAGCAAATTACGCTTGAAGAAGCGGAACAATTGTACATAGAACAAGAAGTAAATATGAATCTATTAAAGAAATTCATTGCTTTACGAAGCTGA
- the pxpB gene encoding 5-oxoprolinase subunit PxpB, with the protein MKFSALGDQAIIVTFGEEIGMDVYEKVQRLFQALQQHPFTGMIECVPSFTSLAVYYNLYEVWKENDRKIRPYDYVCQYITGIFDTYKEELKREVKHISIPVCYGGEYGPDLEEVAHYHNLQVEDVIRIHSETTYFVYMLGFTPGFPYLGGLSKELETSRKEIPRLQISPGSVGIGGNQTGIYPLETPGGWNIIGRTPISLFNPEEETPTYIQSGMYLRFIPITKEEYVSLEGAKEWM; encoded by the coding sequence ATGAAATTTTCTGCGTTAGGGGATCAAGCAATTATTGTTACATTTGGTGAAGAGATCGGGATGGATGTATACGAAAAAGTACAACGACTATTTCAAGCGTTGCAGCAACATCCGTTTACAGGAATGATTGAATGCGTTCCGTCGTTCACTTCATTAGCCGTTTACTACAATTTATATGAAGTATGGAAGGAAAATGATAGAAAGATACGACCGTATGATTACGTATGCCAATACATAACTGGAATATTCGATACGTATAAGGAAGAGCTGAAACGAGAAGTGAAACATATTTCTATACCAGTTTGTTACGGGGGAGAATATGGACCTGATTTAGAAGAGGTCGCACATTATCACAATTTACAAGTAGAAGATGTAATTCGAATACATAGTGAAACAACATATTTTGTATATATGCTAGGTTTTACACCAGGGTTCCCGTATTTAGGAGGACTATCAAAAGAACTAGAAACATCTAGAAAAGAAATACCACGGTTGCAAATCTCTCCGGGTTCAGTAGGTATTGGTGGAAATCAAACAGGTATTTATCCGCTTGAAACACCGGGTGGATGGAATATTATTGGCCGAACACCAATCTCCTTATTTAATCCGGAAGAAGAAACACCAACCTATATCCAAAGCGGTATGTATTTACGATTTATTCCAATAACGAAAGAAGAGTACGTATCACTTGAGGGGGCTAAGGAATGGATGTAG
- a CDS encoding IclR family transcriptional regulator: MSINKTAVKTMDILELFYEHEELSLTEMVQLTSMPKTSVYRLIGSLEEMEFLQKNEKGKYRLGVVFLRFGQLVSQRLSVRNIAIPYMKELRDSLGQAVNLIIQDGNDAIYVEKMEGVQPVRVYTAVGRRAPLYAGACPRILLSYFSEEEKQKYVEETDLKQFADGTIVDKKQLLEVLQMAKKEGHTISYSELENHTAAIAAPIFASDGTIVAGISISGLAIEYSESNISYFIAKVKETANRISKELGFLA; encoded by the coding sequence AGAGTTGTTTTATGAGCATGAAGAGCTCAGTTTAACAGAGATGGTTCAGCTTACGAGTATGCCGAAAACATCTGTTTATCGTTTAATTGGCTCGTTAGAAGAAATGGAGTTTTTACAAAAAAACGAAAAGGGGAAATATCGTCTAGGAGTCGTTTTTTTACGGTTCGGTCAACTTGTCTCACAAAGATTATCAGTAAGAAATATTGCGATTCCATATATGAAAGAGCTTAGAGATAGTTTAGGGCAGGCAGTTAATTTAATTATCCAAGATGGCAATGACGCGATTTATGTGGAAAAGATGGAAGGTGTTCAGCCTGTACGTGTGTATACGGCGGTTGGAAGACGAGCTCCACTTTATGCCGGTGCATGTCCGAGGATTTTATTATCGTATTTCTCAGAGGAAGAGAAACAGAAGTACGTAGAGGAAACGGATTTAAAACAGTTTGCAGATGGAACAATCGTGGATAAGAAACAATTGCTAGAAGTGTTACAAATGGCGAAAAAGGAAGGTCATACAATTAGCTACTCTGAGTTAGAAAATCATACAGCGGCTATAGCAGCACCCATTTTCGCAAGCGATGGAACGATTGTAGCAGGCATTAGTATTTCGGGATTAGCAATTGAGTACAGCGAAAGCAATATATCATATTTTATCGCGAAGGTGAAAGAGACAGCAAATCGCATTTCGAAAGAACTCGGCTTTTTGGCATAG